The nucleotide sequence AGCCTTCTTTATCAAGCTCCTCAATTAAAGGCATCGGATTCATTGTCTGAACTCTGAAGACGAGAATCTTAAACCGTTCGTCCTGATCAGGATAAACGAGCACACTCGATATATTCACATTGTGTCTGCTGAAAACAGCTGCTGCTTCTGAAAGAACTCCTGATACATTCGGAACTTTTACTTCAATCTGAGAGCCGGGCTGGTCAGCGCCTGTCAGCTGAACAAATGTATGGAGAAGATCCGTTTCGGTCACAATCCCCACTAGCTTTCCGTGTTTGATAATCGGTAGACAGCCAATTTTATGCTCATAGAAAATAGACGAGATTTCTTCGACAAAATCAAGCGGATGTCCGGTAATCGCATCTGTTTTCATAATGGATTTAAGCGGTTTATCAAGTGTTTCCCGGTCATTGGTCAGTTCGAATATGGAAGGGCTCGCATCCTTTATGTCCCTGTCTGAAACGATGCCGGAGAGCATATCGTTTCCTGACACAATAAGAATATGGCGGATCCGGTGTTCAGCCATTTTTTCGATGGCTTCAGCAATGGTTGCATCCGGCGGAAGCGTAACGACGTTTTTATTCATGATTTGTTCTACGATCATTCTTATTACCCCTTTGTTTTAAAGCATGAACGAAACATATCAGTACATAAAGCGGTTTTTGAATCTCAATTGGTCAAACTGCTGAACGGAGTCCTGATCGACTCTTTTTCCGATTTTTGCCATCAGGCAGTTTGCAGGATGAGAACTGATTTCAGGTTCATCTGTCGCATACCATTCAAGGCCGCCTGCATTCATCATCTTCTCCATGACTTTCCTGTATTCCCATACATTCAGTCCGGTTCCTTTT is from Bacillus sp. FSL H8-0547 and encodes:
- a CDS encoding acetoin utilization AcuB family protein, with translation MIVEQIMNKNVVTLPPDATIAEAIEKMAEHRIRHILIVSGNDMLSGIVSDRDIKDASPSIFELTNDRETLDKPLKSIMKTDAITGHPLDFVEEISSIFYEHKIGCLPIIKHGKLVGIVTETDLLHTFVQLTGADQPGSQIEVKVPNVSGVLSEAAAVFSRHNVNISSVLVYPDQDERFKILVFRVQTMNPMPLIEELDKEGYTVLWPNVPGISS